Proteins encoded in a region of the Streptomyces sp. NBC_00310 genome:
- a CDS encoding SCO3933 family regulatory protein, protein MRQIPVDTSAATVMIAKAPQPKVKDRRTGEIALDKDGVILMTVEVMFSTADEVEILKLTVPQPGVSEDLAMGTPVALTGLVASAWENEFNGQKRHGIAFRAVAVTSLAAAASKPKAA, encoded by the coding sequence ATGCGTCAGATTCCCGTTGACACCTCCGCCGCGACCGTGATGATCGCCAAGGCTCCGCAGCCCAAGGTCAAGGACCGCCGTACCGGTGAGATCGCCCTCGACAAGGACGGCGTGATCCTGATGACCGTGGAGGTCATGTTCTCCACCGCGGACGAGGTCGAGATCCTCAAGCTCACCGTTCCGCAGCCGGGCGTCTCCGAGGACCTGGCCATGGGCACCCCGGTCGCGCTGACGGGCCTGGTCGCCTCGGCGTGGGAGAACGAGTTCAACGGCCAGAAGCGCCACGGCATCGCGTTTCGCGCGGTCGCGGTCACCTCGCTCGCCGCTGCTGCTTCGAAGCCGAAGGCTGCCTGA
- the pyrH gene encoding UMP kinase: MTTKPEKSDASKAERGRFMLKLSGEAFSGGGGLGVDPDVVHAIAREIAAVVRDGAEIAVVIGGGNFFRGAELQQRGMDRARSDYMGMLGTVMNCLALQDFLEKEGIDSRVQTAITMGQVAEPYIPLRAVRHLEKGRVVIFGAGMGMPYFSTDTTAAQRALEIDAEALLMGKNGVDGVYDSDPKTNPDAVRFDSLGYGEVITRELKVADATAITLCRDNKLPILVFELLKEGNIARAVKGEKIGTLVGDQGSRA; the protein is encoded by the coding sequence ATGACCACCAAGCCCGAGAAGAGCGACGCAAGCAAAGCGGAACGCGGCCGGTTCATGCTGAAGCTGTCCGGAGAGGCGTTCTCCGGGGGCGGTGGCCTCGGCGTCGACCCGGACGTGGTGCACGCCATCGCCCGGGAGATCGCGGCCGTCGTACGCGACGGAGCAGAGATCGCCGTCGTCATCGGCGGCGGCAACTTCTTCCGCGGCGCCGAACTCCAGCAGCGCGGCATGGACCGGGCCCGCTCCGACTACATGGGCATGCTCGGCACGGTCATGAACTGCCTCGCCCTCCAGGACTTCCTGGAGAAGGAGGGCATCGACAGCCGCGTCCAGACCGCCATCACCATGGGCCAGGTCGCCGAGCCGTACATCCCGCTCCGCGCCGTGCGCCACCTGGAGAAGGGCCGTGTGGTCATCTTCGGCGCCGGTATGGGCATGCCGTACTTCTCCACCGACACCACCGCCGCCCAGCGCGCTCTGGAGATCGACGCCGAGGCGCTGCTGATGGGCAAGAACGGCGTGGACGGGGTCTACGACTCCGACCCCAAGACCAACCCGGACGCGGTCAGGTTCGACTCCCTCGGCTACGGCGAGGTCATCACCCGCGAGCTCAAGGTCGCCGACGCCACCGCGATCACGCTCTGCCGTGACAACAAGCTCCCGATCCTCGTGTTCGAGCTTCTCAAGGAGGGCAATATCGCGCGGGCCGTCAAGGGTGAGAAGATCGGCACTCTCGTGGGTGATCAGGGAAGCCGGGCCTGA
- the tsf gene encoding translation elongation factor Ts, which translates to MANYTAADVKKLRELTGAGMMDCKKALDEAEGSVDKAVEALRIKGQKGVAKREGRSAENGAVVSLIADDNTSGVLVELKCETDFVAKGEKFQAAAAAIAEHVAKTSPADLEALLASEIEAGKTVQAYVDEANANLGEKIVLDRFAQYADGFVFSYMHRTMPDLPPQIGVLVELDKADAAVAKGIAQHIAAFAPKYLSKEDVPADVVESERRVAEETTRAEGKPEAALPKIVEGRLNGFFKDATLLGQPYALDNKKSVQKVLDEAGVTLKRFTRIKVGI; encoded by the coding sequence ATGGCGAACTACACCGCCGCCGACGTCAAGAAGCTCCGTGAGCTCACCGGCGCCGGCATGATGGACTGCAAGAAGGCGCTGGACGAGGCCGAGGGCAGCGTCGACAAGGCCGTCGAGGCCCTGCGCATCAAGGGCCAGAAGGGCGTCGCCAAGCGCGAGGGCCGCTCCGCCGAGAACGGCGCCGTGGTCTCCCTCATCGCCGACGACAACACCTCCGGTGTGCTGGTCGAGCTGAAGTGCGAGACGGACTTCGTCGCCAAGGGCGAGAAGTTCCAGGCCGCCGCCGCCGCGATCGCCGAGCACGTCGCCAAGACCTCCCCGGCCGACCTCGAGGCCCTGCTCGCCTCCGAGATCGAGGCCGGCAAGACCGTCCAGGCGTACGTCGACGAGGCCAACGCCAACCTCGGCGAGAAGATCGTCCTCGACCGTTTCGCGCAGTACGCCGACGGTTTCGTCTTCTCCTACATGCACCGCACCATGCCCGACCTGCCCCCGCAGATCGGTGTCCTGGTCGAGCTGGACAAGGCCGACGCCGCCGTGGCCAAGGGCATCGCCCAGCACATCGCCGCCTTCGCGCCGAAGTACCTCTCCAAGGAGGACGTGCCGGCCGACGTCGTCGAGTCCGAGCGCCGCGTCGCCGAGGAGACCACCCGCGCCGAGGGCAAGCCCGAGGCCGCCCTGCCGAAGATCGTCGAGGGTCGCCTCAACGGCTTCTTCAAGGACGCCACGCTGCTCGGCCAGCCGTACGCGCTGGACAACAAGAAGTCCGTCCAGAAGGTCCTGGACGAGGCCGGTGTCACCCTGAAGCGCTTCACGCGCATCAAGGTCGGCATCTGA
- a CDS encoding helix-turn-helix transcriptional regulator has translation MAAELPNRFLTPEDLVEMFELPSVETVYQWRRKRTGPRGFRVGRHLRFDPSDIRAWVDSQLGEAA, from the coding sequence ATGGCCGCAGAGCTGCCGAACCGGTTCCTGACTCCCGAGGACCTGGTCGAGATGTTCGAACTGCCCAGCGTCGAGACGGTCTACCAGTGGCGGCGCAAGCGCACCGGCCCCCGCGGCTTCCGCGTCGGCCGGCATCTTCGCTTCGACCCGAGCGACATACGGGCCTGGGTGGATTCGCAGCTTGGGGAGGCTGCCTGA
- a CDS encoding XRE family transcriptional regulator, protein MANERLRAAISAKGETIQSTADHVGVDPKSVERWITTNRTPHRGHRWKAASFLGVDEVYLWPTVEKQAETASTSELITYYPHRGAVPAALWSSLIEKAADQVDILVYAGLFLFDNHPDLPYELAEKAKAGAQVRVLLGDPDSEMVRQRGEEEGIGNDLAARARITRRYLEPAMKTPGVEVRLHDTILYNSIYRFDEDVLVNPHVIGAPAGQNPVLHFRYIPGARTFRHYMRSFDYTWERGTPVTP, encoded by the coding sequence ATGGCGAACGAGCGTCTGCGCGCGGCGATTTCAGCGAAGGGCGAGACCATCCAGTCCACGGCCGATCACGTCGGGGTCGACCCCAAGAGCGTGGAGCGATGGATCACGACCAACCGCACTCCGCACCGGGGGCACCGCTGGAAGGCCGCGAGCTTCCTGGGCGTAGACGAGGTCTACCTGTGGCCCACCGTCGAGAAGCAAGCCGAGACGGCGAGCACGTCCGAGCTGATCACGTACTACCCGCACCGGGGCGCGGTGCCGGCCGCTCTGTGGTCATCGCTCATCGAGAAGGCCGCGGACCAGGTGGACATCCTTGTGTACGCAGGACTGTTCCTCTTCGACAACCATCCGGACCTGCCGTACGAGTTGGCCGAGAAGGCCAAGGCCGGTGCCCAGGTACGCGTCCTCCTCGGCGACCCCGACTCGGAGATGGTCCGGCAGCGCGGCGAAGAGGAAGGCATAGGCAATGACCTGGCGGCACGCGCCCGGATCACGCGGCGCTATCTCGAACCGGCGATGAAAACGCCGGGCGTCGAAGTCCGGCTGCACGACACGATCCTCTACAACTCGATCTATCGGTTCGACGAGGATGTGTTGGTGAACCCGCACGTGATCGGAGCCCCCGCCGGGCAGAACCCCGTACTACACTTCCGCTACATCCCGGGCGCCCGCACCTTCCGGCACTACATGCGGAGCTTCGACTACACATGGGAGCGCGGGACTCCCGTGACGCCATGA
- the repSA gene encoding replication initiator protein RepSA — translation MPDQLLDPATLGDLLRVASASDYDRWHEQIRRTGGCADPIHLTGWTIAKDKTTGETLHHYSTENEPGGRLRLACGNRRASRCPSCAWTYAGDTYHLIRAGLAGDDRRDIPATVRDHPRVFATLTAPSFGRVHNRPDHGACRCGTHHAADDPALGTALDPATYDYAGAVLFNNHAGQLWQRFTNRLRREVAARAGLTQRELKEAARLSYGKVAEFQKRGALHFHAVIRVDGPDGPDTPPPSWATVDLLTDAIRAAAAHSYTSVSVPAADDQPARTFRWGTQLDVRPVKAFGDGSDITEQAVASYVAKYATKAAENTGTLDRRIGELSELDRHGVPDHTRRLIEACKRLDPLYPDRRLWAWAHMLGFRGHFSSKSRRYSTTLGALRQTRADYRAAQEREALALDDREPDTVLVLAGWQYAGHGHTPGESALAATIARDLQRNRETAREALRDQLADEREC, via the coding sequence GTGCCTGACCAGCTGCTCGACCCGGCCACCCTCGGCGACCTGCTGAGGGTGGCTTCGGCCTCCGACTACGACCGCTGGCACGAGCAGATCCGCCGCACCGGCGGCTGCGCCGACCCCATCCACCTCACCGGCTGGACGATCGCCAAAGACAAGACCACCGGCGAGACCCTGCACCACTACTCCACCGAGAACGAGCCGGGCGGACGCCTCCGCCTCGCCTGCGGAAACCGCCGCGCCTCCCGCTGCCCCTCCTGCGCCTGGACCTACGCGGGCGACACCTACCACCTCATCCGCGCGGGCCTCGCCGGAGACGACCGCCGCGACATACCCGCCACCGTCCGCGACCACCCCCGCGTCTTCGCCACCCTCACCGCCCCCTCCTTCGGCCGCGTCCACAACCGCCCCGACCATGGCGCCTGCCGCTGCGGCACCCACCACGCCGCCGACGATCCCGCCCTCGGCACCGCCCTCGACCCGGCCACCTACGACTACGCGGGCGCCGTCCTCTTCAACAACCACGCGGGCCAGCTGTGGCAGCGCTTCACCAACCGGCTCCGCCGCGAGGTCGCCGCCCGCGCAGGCCTGACACAGCGAGAGCTCAAGGAAGCGGCCCGGCTGTCGTACGGCAAGGTCGCCGAGTTCCAAAAGCGCGGGGCCCTGCACTTTCACGCCGTGATCCGCGTCGACGGCCCGGACGGTCCGGACACGCCACCGCCGTCCTGGGCCACGGTCGACCTCCTCACCGACGCCATCCGGGCGGCTGCCGCGCACTCCTACACCTCGGTCTCGGTCCCCGCCGCCGACGATCAGCCCGCCCGCACCTTCCGCTGGGGCACCCAGCTCGACGTACGCCCGGTCAAGGCCTTCGGCGACGGCTCCGACATCACCGAACAGGCCGTTGCCTCCTACGTCGCCAAGTACGCCACCAAGGCGGCCGAGAACACCGGAACCCTGGACCGCCGCATCGGCGAACTCTCCGAACTCGACCGCCACGGCGTCCCCGACCACACCCGCCGCCTGATCGAGGCGTGCAAGCGGCTCGACCCGCTGTATCCCGACCGCCGCCTGTGGGCTTGGGCTCACATGCTTGGCTTCCGCGGACACTTCTCCTCCAAGTCCCGCCGCTACTCCACCACTCTCGGCGCCCTCCGCCAGACACGCGCCGACTACCGCGCCGCGCAGGAACGCGAAGCGCTCGCCCTGGACGACCGCGAGCCGGACACCGTGCTCGTCCTCGCCGGCTGGCAGTACGCCGGACACGGCCACACCCCCGGCGAATCCGCCCTCGCCGCCACCATCGCCCGCGACCTCCAACGCAACCGCGAAACCGCCCGCGAAGCCCTACGCGACCAGCTCGCCGACGAAAGGGAGTGCTGA
- a CDS encoding GGDEF domain-containing protein, with protein sequence MDVHIAASILPLLGWAVHGGILARRLASARRDPLTGLHTRAGWTARAEDLIRRHPCAAVLLVDLDHFKTLNDTYGHAAGDAALAETAVRLHTWCGRNGTAGRLGGDEFVAVVRDLAAVDLDALTAALHRPLLYDGVPLPLAASVGVCPIAELPVPTLTDALAAADAAMYAAKGRGRRGSRASR encoded by the coding sequence ATGGACGTGCACATAGCCGCGAGCATCCTGCCGTTACTCGGCTGGGCCGTGCACGGCGGCATCCTCGCCCGCCGCCTCGCCTCCGCCCGCCGCGACCCCCTCACAGGACTGCACACCCGTGCCGGATGGACCGCCCGCGCCGAAGACCTCATCCGCCGGCACCCGTGCGCGGCCGTCCTCCTGGTCGACCTCGACCACTTCAAGACCTTGAACGACACGTACGGCCACGCCGCCGGGGACGCCGCACTCGCCGAGACCGCCGTCCGGCTGCACACCTGGTGCGGACGCAACGGCACCGCTGGCCGCCTGGGCGGAGACGAATTCGTCGCGGTCGTACGGGACTTGGCCGCTGTCGATCTCGACGCGCTCACTGCGGCACTCCACCGGCCGCTGCTCTACGACGGCGTCCCGCTGCCGCTGGCCGCCTCGGTCGGTGTCTGCCCCATCGCCGAGCTTCCGGTGCCGACCTTGACCGACGCGCTCGCCGCCGCTGACGCGGCCATGTACGCCGCGAAAGGCCGTGGCCGTCGCGGTTCCCGTGCCTCTCGCTGA
- a CDS encoding FtsK/SpoIIIE domain-containing protein — translation MTWFTVALVLVVAAAVILRWRRPAWYWLTFGVALATVRVLVRYASVMDACGLTVPPSRWRLALARVANREVPQSRPPRILRIRPTRTGLVLRLGLRPGQDAFDVAASADRLRHSFGVYGVTSRELRSGVVEVRMTGYDVLRRVQMPAKTDARPMRVPVALREDGSVHYRDYRTVPHGLTLGATESGKSVYQRNLVAGLAPLDVALVGIDCKQGVELFPLARRFSALADNPDTALALLEALVTHMEEVYQLIRANQRITVNVPDAEIAADIWDLPADLRPVPVVVLVDEVAELALFATKEEEKRRDRIITALVRLAQLGRAAGIYLEICGQRFGSELGKGITMLRAQLTGRTAHRVNDESSANMAFGDISPDAVLAAIQIPTDTPGIAVTGDASGGWARIRAPHTSLREAVNICNKHAERTPDLPALAAFRPALTPAPPAPVPLSKTAPATA, via the coding sequence ATGACTTGGTTCACGGTCGCTCTGGTGCTGGTCGTCGCTGCCGCAGTGATCCTGCGGTGGCGGCGTCCCGCCTGGTACTGGCTGACCTTCGGGGTCGCTCTCGCCACGGTGCGGGTCCTGGTCCGCTACGCCTCGGTCATGGACGCCTGCGGGCTGACGGTTCCGCCCTCCCGCTGGCGTCTGGCGCTGGCCCGGGTGGCGAACCGGGAGGTGCCGCAGTCCCGCCCACCGCGCATCCTGCGGATACGCCCGACCCGCACCGGCCTGGTCCTCCGTCTGGGCCTGCGCCCCGGACAGGACGCCTTCGACGTCGCAGCGTCCGCAGACCGGCTTCGCCACTCCTTCGGCGTGTACGGCGTCACCTCGCGTGAGCTGCGCTCGGGTGTGGTGGAGGTGCGGATGACCGGCTACGACGTGCTCAGGCGGGTGCAGATGCCCGCGAAGACCGACGCCCGCCCGATGCGGGTTCCGGTCGCCTTGCGCGAGGACGGTTCGGTGCACTATCGCGACTACCGGACCGTCCCGCACGGCCTGACCCTCGGCGCCACGGAATCGGGGAAGTCCGTCTACCAGCGCAACCTGGTCGCCGGGCTGGCTCCGCTGGATGTCGCGCTGGTGGGCATCGACTGCAAGCAAGGGGTGGAACTCTTCCCGCTGGCACGCCGGTTCTCCGCGCTCGCCGACAACCCTGACACCGCCCTCGCCCTGCTCGAAGCGCTCGTCACGCACATGGAGGAGGTCTATCAGCTGATCCGGGCCAACCAGCGGATCACGGTGAACGTGCCGGATGCGGAGATCGCCGCCGACATCTGGGACCTGCCCGCCGACCTGCGCCCGGTCCCGGTCGTGGTCCTGGTCGACGAGGTCGCCGAACTCGCCCTCTTCGCCACCAAGGAGGAGGAGAAGCGGCGGGACCGCATCATTACCGCCCTCGTCCGGCTCGCCCAGCTCGGCCGCGCCGCCGGCATCTACCTCGAAATCTGCGGACAGCGCTTCGGCTCCGAACTCGGCAAGGGCATCACCATGCTCCGTGCCCAGCTCACCGGCCGGACCGCGCACCGCGTCAACGACGAATCCAGCGCCAACATGGCCTTCGGTGACATCTCGCCGGACGCCGTCCTCGCCGCCATCCAGATCCCCACCGACACGCCCGGTATCGCCGTCACGGGTGACGCCTCCGGCGGCTGGGCCCGCATCCGTGCCCCGCACACGTCGCTGCGCGAGGCCGTGAACATCTGCAACAAGCACGCTGAGCGCACCCCGGACCTGCCCGCCCTGGCAGCCTTCCGCCCCGCGCTCACCCCAGCGCCCCCGGCCCCGGTGCCGCTGTCCAAGACAGCCCCCGCCACGGCCTGA
- a CDS encoding phosphatidate cytidylyltransferase yields the protein MNDSSWGAPSQAGYWAPTDRGRVQGHAPAGPPYDAPEAQQTRPMPIVPDVPAHGGDQDDDRGAARQAGPPFRDETPSAHPYGEAPQKPEPMPDAPQPAPQKKSAGRDLGAAIGVGVGLGVVIVASLFIVKAAFVGVIAVAVVVGLWELTSRLQERKGIKAPLVPLAVGGAAMVVAGYVRGPEGAWVAMALTALAVLVWRMTEPPDNYLKDVTAGVFAAFYVPFLATFVALMLTADDGPQRVLVFLLLTVVSDTGAYAVGWRFGTHKLAPRISPGKTREGLLGAIAFAMVAGALLMQFVIDGGAWWQGLLLGLAVAASATLGDLGESMIKRDLGIKDMGTLLPGHGGIMDRLDSLLPTAPVVWLLLVLFVGSG from the coding sequence ATGAACGACTCTTCCTGGGGGGCGCCGTCACAAGCCGGGTACTGGGCGCCGACCGACCGGGGACGTGTCCAGGGGCATGCCCCGGCGGGTCCCCCGTACGATGCGCCTGAGGCCCAGCAGACTCGCCCCATGCCCATCGTGCCCGACGTACCCGCGCATGGCGGGGACCAGGACGACGACCGGGGGGCCGCTCGGCAGGCCGGTCCCCCGTTCCGCGACGAGACGCCGTCGGCGCACCCCTACGGGGAGGCGCCGCAGAAGCCGGAGCCCATGCCCGACGCCCCGCAGCCCGCCCCGCAGAAGAAGAGCGCGGGCCGTGACCTCGGCGCCGCCATAGGGGTCGGCGTCGGGCTCGGCGTGGTCATCGTCGCGTCGCTGTTCATCGTCAAGGCGGCCTTCGTCGGCGTGATAGCGGTGGCCGTGGTGGTCGGGCTGTGGGAGCTCACCTCGCGCCTGCAGGAACGCAAGGGCATCAAGGCGCCCCTCGTTCCGCTCGCGGTCGGCGGGGCCGCCATGGTCGTCGCCGGGTACGTGCGCGGGCCCGAGGGCGCGTGGGTGGCCATGGCGCTCACCGCGCTCGCCGTCCTTGTCTGGCGGATGACGGAACCGCCGGACAACTACCTCAAGGACGTCACCGCGGGGGTCTTCGCGGCCTTCTACGTGCCGTTCCTGGCCACGTTCGTCGCGCTCATGCTGACCGCCGACGACGGGCCGCAGCGGGTTCTGGTGTTCCTGTTGCTGACCGTCGTCAGTGACACGGGCGCGTATGCCGTCGGCTGGCGGTTCGGCACGCACAAGCTCGCGCCGCGCATCAGCCCCGGCAAGACCCGTGAGGGACTGCTCGGCGCGATCGCCTTCGCCATGGTCGCCGGCGCGCTGCTCATGCAGTTCGTCATCGACGGCGGTGCGTGGTGGCAGGGCCTGCTCCTCGGTCTCGCCGTCGCCGCCAGCGCCACGCTCGGCGACCTCGGCGAGTCCATGATCAAGCGGGACCTCGGCATCAAGGACATGGGCACGCTCCTGCCGGGCCACGGCGGCATCATGGACCGCCTGGACTCCCTCCTCCCGACCGCCCCGGTGGTCTGGCTGCTGCTGGTGCTGTTCGTGGGCTCCGGCTGA
- a CDS encoding DUF2637 domain-containing protein encodes MASRLRIDAVLVQAVIAGALSFAHLHDLAAAAGQDGWKAWAYPVSVDLLLVAAWRRLRTDGPSRLAWCWFVIALVASLGANVATAGLLDLDNVPAWLRILVAAWPALAFMGGTLLAHSAEDRASDPPAPPLHLDPDPEPDTEAPELDASTSLPPAVEDTPALPAPEPVPAPPAVTAPPVPAALVDHARKVADDHHARTGSPIDTDTLRARLGVPPQLADAIAAQLA; translated from the coding sequence ATGGCCTCGCGACTGCGCATCGATGCCGTGCTGGTCCAGGCGGTCATTGCCGGGGCGCTGTCCTTCGCCCACCTGCACGACCTCGCCGCCGCTGCCGGACAGGACGGCTGGAAAGCCTGGGCCTACCCGGTCTCAGTTGACCTGCTCCTGGTCGCCGCGTGGCGACGCCTGCGCACCGATGGACCGTCCCGGCTGGCCTGGTGCTGGTTCGTGATCGCGCTAGTGGCCTCGCTCGGCGCCAACGTCGCCACCGCCGGACTCCTCGACCTCGACAACGTCCCCGCCTGGCTGCGCATCCTCGTCGCCGCCTGGCCTGCACTGGCCTTCATGGGCGGCACCCTCCTCGCCCACTCCGCCGAAGACCGGGCGTCGGATCCGCCGGCACCCCCGCTTCACCTCGACCCCGACCCCGAACCGGACACCGAAGCACCGGAGTTGGACGCCTCGACCTCGCTGCCGCCTGCGGTCGAGGACACTCCGGCCCTTCCCGCACCTGAGCCCGTCCCGGCTCCGCCCGCGGTCACCGCTCCGCCGGTCCCGGCCGCGCTCGTCGACCACGCCCGCAAGGTCGCCGACGACCACCACGCCCGGACCGGATCGCCGATCGACACCGACACCCTGCGCGCCCGCCTCGGCGTCCCGCCGCAGCTGGCCGATGCCATCGCCGCCCAACTCGCCTGA
- a CDS encoding SpdD-like protein, whose product MFRPKIPTMPTPTGLVSPPAVVEPTTVIQHTPAPPAPAPPSRPTVQLTPGSVLALVGGGTAVVLVVGTVLVSMLLAVAVTAASVAICALVIRSLVSSPHRR is encoded by the coding sequence ATGTTCCGCCCGAAGATTCCCACCATGCCCACCCCGACCGGGCTCGTCTCCCCGCCCGCCGTCGTCGAGCCGACCACCGTCATCCAGCACACCCCCGCCCCGCCTGCTCCGGCTCCGCCGTCCCGGCCCACGGTGCAGCTCACCCCGGGGTCCGTGCTCGCCCTGGTCGGCGGCGGCACCGCCGTGGTCCTGGTCGTCGGCACCGTCCTCGTCTCCATGCTCCTCGCGGTTGCCGTCACCGCCGCCTCGGTCGCCATCTGCGCCTTGGTCATCCGCTCGCTCGTCTCCTCCCCGCACCGCCGCTGA
- the frr gene encoding ribosome recycling factor, whose product MIEETLLEAEEKMEKAVVVAKDDFAAIRTGRAHPAMFNKIVADYYGALTPINQLASFSVPEPRMAVVTPFDKTALRNIEQAIRDSDLGVNPSNDGNIIRVVFPELTEERRRDYIKVAKSKAEDSKVSIRSVRRKAKDAIDKLVKDGEVGEDEGRRAEKELDDTTAKYVAQVDELLKHKEAELLEV is encoded by the coding sequence GTGATCGAAGAGACCCTCCTCGAGGCCGAGGAGAAGATGGAGAAGGCCGTCGTGGTCGCCAAGGACGACTTCGCCGCGATCCGCACCGGTCGTGCGCACCCGGCGATGTTCAACAAGATCGTGGCCGACTACTACGGTGCGCTGACGCCGATCAACCAGCTGGCCTCGTTCTCGGTGCCGGAGCCGCGCATGGCCGTGGTGACCCCGTTCGACAAGACCGCCCTGCGCAACATCGAGCAGGCGATCCGCGACTCCGACCTGGGCGTCAACCCGAGCAACGACGGCAACATCATCCGAGTGGTGTTCCCCGAGCTGACCGAGGAGCGCCGCCGCGACTACATCAAGGTCGCGAAGAGCAAGGCGGAGGACTCCAAGGTGTCCATCCGCTCGGTCCGCCGTAAGGCCAAAGACGCGATCGACAAGCTCGTCAAGGACGGCGAGGTCGGCGAGGACGAGGGCCGTCGTGCGGAGAAGGAGCTCGACGACACCACCGCGAAGTACGTCGCCCAGGTGGACGAGCTGCTCAAGCACAAGGAAGCGGAGCTCCTCGAGGTCTGA
- a CDS encoding tyrosine-type recombinase/integrase codes for MAGHIQDRWYKTEPGPDGKPIKVKTDRYGNGLRYRARYVGPDGTEKSKSFPDRQKRRAEEWLAETAADMSRGQYVDPKAARTTFQQYAERWLAGQTTDLNTRIGTEYRLRLHAFPRLGARPLGSFRPVHIREFVRDLENDSIGATYARNIYANVRAVLSAAVDDGHLARNPCSAASVRPPTASSARVVPWLPSQVRAVRDALPERYRAMVDVGSGCGLRQGEIIGLAEDTLQLGSDTLRVTTQVKLIRGVAVFAPPKGNKGRDVPLPSSVASALRRHMKNHPPVPIKLPWIRPDGPLTERRLIFTNTADGVVWRSNFNAYEWKRALAAASLIPTPEPGKRHASARHHGMHALRHFYASVLLDAGESIKAVSEYLGHSDPAMTLRVYAHLMPSSSERARRALDGVFDTAQEP; via the coding sequence ATGGCTGGGCACATCCAAGACCGCTGGTACAAGACCGAGCCCGGGCCGGACGGCAAGCCGATCAAGGTCAAGACCGACCGCTACGGCAACGGGCTCCGCTACCGGGCCCGGTACGTCGGACCGGACGGCACCGAGAAGAGCAAGTCCTTCCCGGACCGGCAGAAGCGCCGTGCCGAAGAGTGGTTGGCCGAGACGGCTGCCGACATGTCCCGTGGTCAGTACGTCGACCCCAAGGCTGCCCGGACAACCTTCCAGCAGTACGCGGAACGCTGGCTCGCCGGGCAGACGACCGACCTCAATACGCGCATCGGAACGGAGTACCGTCTTCGGCTGCACGCCTTCCCGCGACTCGGGGCGCGTCCACTCGGTTCCTTCCGACCGGTCCACATCCGCGAGTTCGTGCGCGACCTGGAGAACGACTCCATCGGCGCCACCTACGCCCGCAACATCTACGCCAACGTCCGTGCCGTGCTCTCGGCCGCCGTCGATGACGGCCACCTCGCCCGGAATCCGTGCTCGGCTGCGTCGGTCCGCCCGCCCACTGCCTCCTCCGCCCGAGTCGTGCCCTGGCTCCCTTCCCAGGTGCGTGCGGTCCGCGATGCTCTGCCCGAACGCTACCGAGCCATGGTCGACGTGGGCAGCGGCTGCGGTCTCCGACAGGGCGAGATCATCGGTCTGGCCGAAGACACCTTGCAGCTCGGCAGCGACACCCTTCGGGTCACCACTCAGGTCAAGCTGATCCGGGGCGTCGCCGTCTTCGCTCCCCCCAAGGGCAACAAGGGGCGTGACGTACCGCTGCCGTCCTCGGTCGCCTCGGCCCTTCGGCGGCACATGAAGAATCATCCGCCCGTGCCCATCAAGCTGCCGTGGATACGACCGGACGGCCCACTCACCGAACGGCGTCTGATCTTCACCAACACAGCCGACGGGGTCGTCTGGCGCAGCAACTTCAACGCCTACGAGTGGAAGCGCGCCCTGGCCGCCGCCAGCCTTATCCCGACCCCCGAACCCGGCAAGCGGCACGCGTCCGCCCGCCACCACGGAATGCATGCCCTGCGCCACTTCTACGCCTCGGTCCTCCTGGACGCGGGCGAGAGCATCAAGGCCGTGAGCGAATACCTCGGGCACTCCGATCCGGCGATGACGCTGCGGGTGTACGCCCACCTGATGCCCAGCAGCAGTGAGCGTGCCCGCCGGGCCCTGGATGGTGTCTTCGACACGGCCCAGGAGCCCTGA
- a CDS encoding mobile element transfer protein, which translates to MPARDHFHSVMRIGPVQIGTHRDRNGRTKHAAVCTNDRCGWSADYSSQTAAQLAARTHRCTVS; encoded by the coding sequence ATGCCTGCCCGCGATCACTTCCACTCCGTCATGCGGATCGGCCCCGTGCAGATCGGCACCCACCGCGACCGCAACGGCCGCACCAAGCACGCCGCCGTGTGCACCAACGACCGCTGCGGCTGGTCCGCCGACTACTCCAGCCAGACCGCCGCCCAGCTCGCCGCCCGCACCCACCGCTGCACCGTCAGCTAG